The sequence below is a genomic window from Chryseobacterium foetidum.
TTTCCGCAATATCTTCCTGATACATCCCTGAATAGGTGATAATGGGCGTTTCCGCATTGTTTTTACGGATGATTTTGATGGCTTCAAGACCGCTCAGAACCGGCATGAAAAGTTCAATGATGAAAACGTCTTCCTGACGGCGGTAAATTCTGTTAATCAACTCGTGACCGTTATTACAATCGTTCAACAGCATGTAAAAAGGATTGTCTAACAGCGATTTTATCATTATTTTTTTAAAATAATAGTCACTGTCCGCAATAGAAAACCGAACGGTACCTGCGATAATTTTATTCATTTAATGTTTGTGAGGTTTGGTGCGTACAAATTAAGAAAATTCTCCGAAATGTGTAAAAAAAACTTTGTTAAATACAATTTAATGCAATGTTTCCATTCATAAAAACAATATTTAATGCTAATTTTTTTTGTGAGTAAGGTTTTTTTTTATAATTTTCAGCTACCAAAAACCAAACACATAATATGTCTGTTTATAATGATAAAAAATTAAACAGGAGTGACGTTCGCACAGGGATCTTGCGATTTGTCATTTCATTTATTGTTCTCTCTGCTGTTTCCTTTACAGCAGTTTATTTCTTTTTCAAAAGTTATGATACACAAAGAGCAGGTATTGCCAAAGAAGTAAGGGATTACGAAGAACTTCTCAACAAAAATCAGCTTCTTAAAATCTCTCTTGACAGTATTCAGTACAACATGTCACTTCTGGGATCAAATCAGGTGGAAAATGACTTTTATCTGCGTGAATCTGTTATGCGCAAAATGCGTGAAGCTAAAGCTATCATGGGTGAAGACAGCGCAACAAATTTCAAACACTATAATGTTCTTATCAAAAAAGTAGATCAGATGCTTTTGCTTAAAAGCAATATAATCACTGCTAATAATGATGAGCAGTCAATTCTCAGGCTTTTGAATAATTGCCAGAATAAAGATCAGCAGATTATTGGTGCTCTTAGAAAGGATCCTTCACGTGTTTTTACAGGACGGAGACGTTAATTTTTTAAAATTAAACTATGCAGGCTCACATTACATTATCAAAACAGGAAAAACGCTATCAGTTTTTGTACTTAATTCTAATGCTTTTCCTGGCGCTTATACTTTTAGGTATTATATTTTTAAATCATTTCAGATCTCCGTTTTCAGAGGCAGATATACTGAAGGTACAGACACTGGAACAAAAAAATAAATTTGATATTCAGCAGAAAATCACACAACCCATTGTGGACAGTACTTTTGCCAAAATAGCTTCACTGTCAGAAAAAAATCCCGATCCGGTGAAGGAAAGTCAGATTGACTATGATATCAGCACAATTAAAAATTCTTTTGAGAACGCAAGTATTAATGATGATAGAAAAGTGGGATATCCCGTAATTGCTGAATTCTATAAAATGTTTCTTGAAGACAAAAAATGGCTTGCCAAGAAAAAAGAAAACGTGATCAAATACGAAAGAGAGTATGAAGAATGTACTATTGGGTTTCAAAAAAATAAAGATCAGCTCATCGACCGCAGAAATTCTTTCAACAACCGCAAATAACAAACACAAACTATATTATAAAAATTTATTATGAACTATTTTCAGAAAAACAGAACAAACATCGTTATCGGTGTTATTGCGACATTGCTCATTGCGGCACTGATTGCATTATGGTTCCAGAAAAAAACGATAAATTCTGCCGATGATATTGTTGCAGAAGTTTATCCTAAAACGGTGAATGTGAGTGATAGTTTGTTTTTTGCAGACAAAACCGCTTTTGCAAAAACAAAAAGATGGGATTTTGGTGATGGAAGTACTTCAGATAAATCAAATGGAGTACATTTCTATAAAAAACCAGGCTATTATCAGGTTACTTTGATTATTGACAATAAATATTCTAAAAACTTCGGAATTTTAGTTTCTCAGCAGCAAGCCGTCAAAAATGACAGCATCCCTTCGTTCACGAGGATTGATGCCGTTTCACAGGCGCGGCAGTTTGAAAATGTACAGTTTAAAGCTATTTCAGACGCTAAACAGTTTACCTGGAGGTTTGGGGAGACTGGAAATATAGATTCAAAAGACAAACTCGCTTACTTTACTTATTCAAAACCTGGAAACTATGTTGTCACACTTTCCACAGACGAAAATACAGCACCCATCCAGCATGCAATTACAATTTTACCGGCCTATGATCAACTGGATGATGCAGAACTGAAAATTGATGATAATTATCAGAAGATGGATAATGATTTTAAATACCGTCTTCAGCAGATCGCCAACGGAAACAGTTTTAACTTGAATTACAACTATCTGCTGAATAAGTATTTGTGTAATAACGAAAACGCAACTGTAAGTGTGAATGACAGTAAAATCAATAACTTCTACCTCTACTGCGCTGGGCTTCAGTTTGATAAAAATATGGTCATACAAACCGTTAAGCTGAATTTTGATGATAGCCAGAACTGCGTAACAAAAGTAGAAATCAATCAAACCAAATAACCAAAAAAGCAAACCTGAAAATTTTGCTCCCAATCATAAAGATCATTAAGATGAAAAATAAACTCCCTCTTGCCGCCTGTTATGCCGGATTAGGTATTTTACTCACAGCCTGCAATGTAAAACTTCCCTCTGCAAAAACCCCTGAACCCAAAAGATACGGGCAAATTGATACCAATCCTATAGTAGATGGTTTCCCGAAAAAATCTGTTCCATGGATTGTGATTTCAGACCGTTCAAGAAATACGGCTTACATTGATAAAAACGATGAAAAATCGTACAAGGATGTTAAGTTTTTGGAACCATTGATGGTTTTGAAAGAACGCAACGGCATGCTTAAAGTAGCAGAATACAATTCTGATGCACTGATGACCAAAAAAGTTTCTCCAAAATCAGTAAAAACATATGGCTGGATTCCGGAATCTGAACTTCTGCTCTGGACGTCTTCTCTTAAAAGTGAAAAAACAGGTTATCCTGCGAAGGTAGCTGTACTCCCGAGCAACAGTGATGTGATCCGTAATTCTGAAAATTATTATAAAAACGATTCTATTCTTGTTTTTAATTCTCCCGCACTCACCGAAGCAGCGAACGTTAAAATTCCAAACGGGCAGATGGTGTATGTCTACAAACAGGCAGAAAACAACAAGAGATTTTTGGTCGGTAAAAAACCGGATCTGGATATCGACAGCATCAGCACTGGGCTATACGGATGGGTGAGCTCAAATGTGATTTCTTCATGGGGTGAAAGATCTGCCGTAAAAATGAAAAATACAGCCGGCATAAAAGAATCAGCTTTGGGAATACACGAAGGTGCTCCCGGTGTGAATACTACAGAAGACAGGACTGCTGTTTTGCTTACAGATGTAAATAAAAGACCGCCATTGGAAAATATTTTCCCTGTCACCTTGACCTTAAGCGGAACAGAAACACCTCAGTACAAAACAAAATATTTCACCAATGTTTTGGATTACAGTAAAAATTATGTTTTTAACGTATTGGGTGAACCGGTTTATTTTGACAGATATAAAGAGATTACCGAAAAAAGCAGAAAATTAAATATAGTTTTTGTTTTGGATATTAGTCCATCCAATGCTTCTTATGCTCCAATCGTAAAATCTCTTTTACAGGATCTACAGTTGAGATTTGAGAAGCCTTCTTATTTTAATGAAGTAAAATATGCAACAGTTTTGTATAAAAACAATTCTTGTGGTGAAAATGTTGCTCCTTCAGGTCTGTCAGCAGATTACAACAACATTACAAAGTTCATCGATGATAAGATGAATGAAATGAATTGCCCTGGAAGCAATACCAATCAGCCTCTTACTGAAGGTCTCGCGGCTGCAGGAAATATGCTTGCCGTTTTTCCTGATGAAACCAATATTGTGGTTACCATTGGTTCTTCAGCAAGTCGTGCGGGAAACATGTACGATGTAATTAATTCTCTTACATTGGCTCAGGCACGTCTTATTATGTTCCAGACCAATGCCAGATCAGCAGATACTTACAATGATTTTGTACTGATGGCAGAAAACATTGTAACCAACACAGCCAAAAACTCAGCTGAACTAAAAAAGCAGAAAATTATCGACCAAAAGGATGTTTTGACCAAGAACAATTTTAATCTGGTGGAAGGTGATGAGGGATTCTATTCTTTGGATTTTCCAAAGCAAAGTATGTCTCAGGGATTTGTAATTTTTCCTAAAAAAGGAGATGTTGCAGCACCCGGATATTTGAAAAAGTCTGTTGACAGTTTGATTGCACAAGTAAGTCTGGACAACCAGCTTATTGATGAATCGCTTCACAAAAACTTCCATTCTTCTGTGGGAGCAGGGCACACGGATGTCGATTTTAAGTATAAATATCTATATCCTGGTCTTACAAATCCGGTTCCTCACGGTATTGCGGCTCAGCTGATCAATTATGGTAATCCGTTTTTGGCGAAAGGCTATATTCCTAAAGATTTGAGAGATTACAAACCCGGACTGGAAAAAGGAATTTTGATTTCAGATAAAGAGTATGATCAGTTGAAAAACTTCTATCAGGAAGTTTATGAAAATACAGGCGCAGCACGTACAGATTTTAAGCAGTCGAGAGCCATAAAGGAATATGTGAAATTACTTAAAAAATACAATCCAACCCTCGAATTTGCTAAAGATGTTGATATTACTGAGCAGCCAATGGCCTACGCAGTAGGAATTTCGACAGGATTTGATCTTACAGAGGAAGAGATGATGGCAAAATACAAACTGAAAGCCTGGAGAAAATCTGATATTATTGATCCTGAAGCAGCAAAATCTTATTTTAAACACTATAAAGTTCTTGCAGACAGAATGCTTACACACAGAAATAACCCTGCGGTTAAAATTCAGCATAACGGTCAGACATTCTATTGGTTGAACGAATATTTTACGCCGACAATGCTTCCAACCGAAGAGCCGAAGTATAACAAGCATTAGGAATTGTATCTGATTCAATAGTAATATGTTAAAACGGAAATTTTTGTTTCCGTTTTTTTTATGTTAAATAAGTTTTATTTATCTTTGAGTACCAAATTTCGCAGAATATGTCTACTCAATCATCATCCCATGATGGCAAGCACTTCGTTGTCCAGAAGGGAACATGTCAGTGTGATCAGGGAGATCTTTTCCCTCAGCATATCGTAAGTGTACATGAAAAACATTACTGGAATGATTCTGCAGGTGAAGCAGATTATCTTGCTGTAACCGAAGATGATTTACAGTTCAAACCTTCAGGTCCCAGTTTCGGAAAGTGCAAACTTAAGCCAAGTTCCGGCGGCTATCTACCATGTGCTTATGCCCCAGCTGGAAAATGGCAGAAAACCTATGATAAAGTTTTGGTTATGGGTAAAAAAGCCGTGACGGAAGTTTCCGAATTGCAATGCACTACCGGAGGGAAAATAACCATTAAAGATCACGGCCAGCGGGGCGAGATGAGTAAAAGTAATGTGAAAAATGCTGATGCAAAGACGGCTCAGCATATCAATCCTTTGGTGGATATGAATGACTATCAGGAAACTGTTTCAGAAAATGAAATAGACGCTTATTAACCTAATTTTCTTTTCACCATGTCAAAAAAAGGAGTTTCAAGAATTTCAGGAAATGCTTCACCAAAAATTGGAGAAGCTACCACTTATACTATTACAGATTGGTACCCAGCGACCCCGCAAAACCAGAGAAATTTAGCCAACGTTACCTGGGAATTATTTAAAAAAAGAGAAAACGGCAGATTCACAACGACCAACATAAAAAAAACGGGTGTTGGAACTTTTACTTTTGGGGAAGTTGCACATCGGCATACTTACAGAATCGAGGCTTACCTCTACGAATCTGAAGGCGATGGTGCTTCAACGATAGAAGTCAACCCTCAGCCAGCAGCAGTTCCCCGAATTAATAAAGTAGAATTAAAATATATTGATGATACGCCGGGAACGACTTTCAGCTATACAGAAAAGCTTGTAGCAAGTGCGGAAACAGTTAATTTGGGAGGGCAAAAACTTAAATTCAGTCTTTGGGAAGATGATGCGGATATTGAAGGACACAATTCACGAAATCTCTTAATTGAAACCAAAGAAGCTACTGTAAACCGACAGGGAACTGCCACGGCAGAATTTATGCTAACCAGAGCTTTGATGCAGAAGGCAATGCAGGGCGAAACCGATCCCGGAAAACTTGAATTTTACGTTACAGTAGAATATTTTTCGCACAACAAACATGCTACCAACAATGTAAATGTAGACAACCCGCTTCATACGCCACCCCGTCCGCAGCCAAGACCTTCAACGAATAATCGACCCGCACAGCCCACTCAAAATCAAAATGGAAATACTCCGCCACGGGCTCAGAATTCTCCTGCTGCAGAAAAACCACAATCCCAAAAAGAAGAAAAGGGAATTATGGACAACGTACGCAATTGGTGGAATAATCTTGAACTTTGGGACTGGGGTGAAGCACAGGGAACAGTACAGCCTCAGCAATCGCCTGCACAGCCGACTGCCGGTGGAAGAACCGTTACGACGGTTGAAGGTAATACTGTACAGGGTGAGTGCCCAAGGTGTAAGGTTCTTTCGCTTACGGAAGTGAATGAAATTTTCACAGAGGCAACCTTAGAGGAAAAATCTGCAATTATGAATGCTTTTAATGAGGCAAATGAACAATTTGGTTTAGATAAATGCCGTCAGAAAGCTCATTTTTTTGCACAGGTTTTACAGGAAATTGGTGCGTCTGTAAATGTAAGTAATGGTGAAAGCCTGAATTATCCTGTAGAAAATTTACCTCTCCATTTTTCAAGATTCAGTACCACAGGAAGACTTCGGGGAGCACCAAATGATCTGGCATTTCAGCATGGACGGATTGATGACAGAAATATAGAAATGCTGAGACGTACCTACCGCCAGACAAATCTCCGCCAGCAGGCAGCAAATCAGGAAATGATTGCCAATATTGCCTATGCCAACAGGGAAGATCTGGGAAATGGAAGTATAGAAAGTGGAGATGGCTGGAATTATCGTGGAAGAGGTATTATTCAGATTACAGGTAAAGAAAAATATACAAGAATTAATACAAGAATTGACAACGATTATCCATCCTTTGGAATCGATATCAACGCCAACAATATCAATAATCTAAGGGAAGGAACTGTTGCCAGCATGGCGTATTGGGAGGAATACGGATGCAAAACAAAGGCAGATGCAGGCGTTACCAGAGCAGACCTGGATAATATTGTTGATATTGTGAACAGCCAGACTCCGACAAGAAATGCAAGATGGCAGAATTTGCAGAATATGATCAATATTTTCCAGCTTGAATTGTGTACCGGAGATACTGCTGCAGCCGCCACACCAGCCGGACCATCAAATTGGCACGAGCCTGTTGATAATCCGATTTCAACTTTGTATATGCAAAGTGGTAACGGTGGTGTAGGCACGGTTGGAGAAAACTGGGGACTTTTCGGGAGAACCAGAAACGGCGGAGTTCATCAGGGTCTGGATCTTTTCGCTGAGGTCGGTAAAGACGTTTTTGCCTGCACAAAAGGAATTGTGCATAAAGCTACATGGCACAATGGCTATGGAAATACAGTGACCATTAAAATTACAGACAAAGAATCTTTTTTCAATCACAGAAGAGAATATGTACGTCTGCATACCGATAGGGGAGAGATTATTCAGGGACCTTCTTTTGACAAGCAGCAGGATATTTATCTATTCTACGCTCACTTAAATGAAGTTTTAGTGACAGAAGGAGCAGAGGTAGAAGCCGGAGCGGTTATTGCAAAAACAGGAGTTTCCGGTGTACGAGGTGGCACTTGTGCTCCCCATTTACATTTCGAAATATTTACCACAATTTATGCAGTAGGCCACGGTCTCAATTACCGTTGTAATCCTGGTTATTACGTTCATTTCAAAGGGCCTGCTGCGCAGTCTGCAGCAGATACTCTCAGACAGAAAACAACTGCAGAAGGTGGAAGAGTCATTAACTTTGAAGGCATTTAATTATGATGAAATCAAAAATGTTAGTTATAATATATTGTATCCTCTGCATTTTATCATGCCAGG
It includes:
- the tssO gene encoding type VI secretion system transmembrane protein TssO, with translation MSVYNDKKLNRSDVRTGILRFVISFIVLSAVSFTAVYFFFKSYDTQRAGIAKEVRDYEELLNKNQLLKISLDSIQYNMSLLGSNQVENDFYLRESVMRKMREAKAIMGEDSATNFKHYNVLIKKVDQMLLLKSNIITANNDEQSILRLLNNCQNKDQQIIGALRKDPSRVFTGRRR
- the tssR gene encoding type VI secretion system protein TssR domain-containing protein, which produces MKNKLPLAACYAGLGILLTACNVKLPSAKTPEPKRYGQIDTNPIVDGFPKKSVPWIVISDRSRNTAYIDKNDEKSYKDVKFLEPLMVLKERNGMLKVAEYNSDALMTKKVSPKSVKTYGWIPESELLLWTSSLKSEKTGYPAKVAVLPSNSDVIRNSENYYKNDSILVFNSPALTEAANVKIPNGQMVYVYKQAENNKRFLVGKKPDLDIDSISTGLYGWVSSNVISSWGERSAVKMKNTAGIKESALGIHEGAPGVNTTEDRTAVLLTDVNKRPPLENIFPVTLTLSGTETPQYKTKYFTNVLDYSKNYVFNVLGEPVYFDRYKEITEKSRKLNIVFVLDISPSNASYAPIVKSLLQDLQLRFEKPSYFNEVKYATVLYKNNSCGENVAPSGLSADYNNITKFIDDKMNEMNCPGSNTNQPLTEGLAAAGNMLAVFPDETNIVVTIGSSASRAGNMYDVINSLTLAQARLIMFQTNARSADTYNDFVLMAENIVTNTAKNSAELKKQKIIDQKDVLTKNNFNLVEGDEGFYSLDFPKQSMSQGFVIFPKKGDVAAPGYLKKSVDSLIAQVSLDNQLIDESLHKNFHSSVGAGHTDVDFKYKYLYPGLTNPVPHGIAAQLINYGNPFLAKGYIPKDLRDYKPGLEKGILISDKEYDQLKNFYQEVYENTGAARTDFKQSRAIKEYVKLLKKYNPTLEFAKDVDITEQPMAYAVGISTGFDLTEEEMMAKYKLKAWRKSDIIDPEAAKSYFKHYKVLADRMLTHRNNPAVKIQHNGQTFYWLNEYFTPTMLPTEEPKYNKH
- a CDS encoding DUF4280 domain-containing protein; amino-acid sequence: MSTQSSSHDGKHFVVQKGTCQCDQGDLFPQHIVSVHEKHYWNDSAGEADYLAVTEDDLQFKPSGPSFGKCKLKPSSGGYLPCAYAPAGKWQKTYDKVLVMGKKAVTEVSELQCTTGGKITIKDHGQRGEMSKSNVKNADAKTAQHINPLVDMNDYQETVSENEIDAY
- the tssO gene encoding type VI secretion system transmembrane protein TssO → MQAHITLSKQEKRYQFLYLILMLFLALILLGIIFLNHFRSPFSEADILKVQTLEQKNKFDIQQKITQPIVDSTFAKIASLSEKNPDPVKESQIDYDISTIKNSFENASINDDRKVGYPVIAEFYKMFLEDKKWLAKKKENVIKYEREYEECTIGFQKNKDQLIDRRNSFNNRK
- a CDS encoding PKD domain-containing protein, with product MNYFQKNRTNIVIGVIATLLIAALIALWFQKKTINSADDIVAEVYPKTVNVSDSLFFADKTAFAKTKRWDFGDGSTSDKSNGVHFYKKPGYYQVTLIIDNKYSKNFGILVSQQQAVKNDSIPSFTRIDAVSQARQFENVQFKAISDAKQFTWRFGETGNIDSKDKLAYFTYSKPGNYVVTLSTDENTAPIQHAITILPAYDQLDDAELKIDDNYQKMDNDFKYRLQQIANGNSFNLNYNYLLNKYLCNNENATVSVNDSKINNFYLYCAGLQFDKNMVIQTVKLNFDDSQNCVTKVEINQTK
- a CDS encoding peptidoglycan DD-metalloendopeptidase family protein, producing MSKKGVSRISGNASPKIGEATTYTITDWYPATPQNQRNLANVTWELFKKRENGRFTTTNIKKTGVGTFTFGEVAHRHTYRIEAYLYESEGDGASTIEVNPQPAAVPRINKVELKYIDDTPGTTFSYTEKLVASAETVNLGGQKLKFSLWEDDADIEGHNSRNLLIETKEATVNRQGTATAEFMLTRALMQKAMQGETDPGKLEFYVTVEYFSHNKHATNNVNVDNPLHTPPRPQPRPSTNNRPAQPTQNQNGNTPPRAQNSPAAEKPQSQKEEKGIMDNVRNWWNNLELWDWGEAQGTVQPQQSPAQPTAGGRTVTTVEGNTVQGECPRCKVLSLTEVNEIFTEATLEEKSAIMNAFNEANEQFGLDKCRQKAHFFAQVLQEIGASVNVSNGESLNYPVENLPLHFSRFSTTGRLRGAPNDLAFQHGRIDDRNIEMLRRTYRQTNLRQQAANQEMIANIAYANREDLGNGSIESGDGWNYRGRGIIQITGKEKYTRINTRIDNDYPSFGIDINANNINNLREGTVASMAYWEEYGCKTKADAGVTRADLDNIVDIVNSQTPTRNARWQNLQNMINIFQLELCTGDTAAAATPAGPSNWHEPVDNPISTLYMQSGNGGVGTVGENWGLFGRTRNGGVHQGLDLFAEVGKDVFACTKGIVHKATWHNGYGNTVTIKITDKESFFNHRREYVRLHTDRGEIIQGPSFDKQQDIYLFYAHLNEVLVTEGAEVEAGAVIAKTGVSGVRGGTCAPHLHFEIFTTIYAVGHGLNYRCNPGYYVHFKGPAAQSAADTLRQKTTAEGGRVINFEGI